In one window of Brenneria goodwinii DNA:
- a CDS encoding TIM-barrel domain-containing protein, with translation MNNRELPNEWRAYNTYDYVPVEEWSVGDDIELYSVNWDGKPHSPKGFDTDWTIYINAKAKTKSGAENNERDVCLILQVTSCEKDAFRVRFSPSAASIADYPDKVYGPVVAERLSHIRQHEQAAGYKPILRWNRNGAAIQLRAIQIQFVRAEDDSLAIQVKRLADGAVTDISSGPLFHAKPGVGTVANMKRKAESATHYFGLGEILHYNLTGKHNPETGTAKDECYGYQGFSQLDHNGAQVTCYNYDNLWYNQPEVFPRSVPYKEAFKATANVPLYLNAPFYIERASINERQQFLGVFLDNTGQSYFSFKNASRDKTAVDAGVQQGEFDCHYMFAEQAAGVLDAFTYLMGRGNLGAEAKIGPTLNDRATMPPKYIFGYFQAKYGFPGLLRPQGEQDPLKVYVEDIVEGYRQENIPIEGLGIDIDIQEDKKVFTIKDSFWSSGKAGEGLSVFDWAAQFNLQCQTNITPFIRADKAAYQPGDKAKKQYETAQGLIRNGYCVQNEGEANITKFRGPQNESDYPGLTYTRIGEVNYPDQHVLVLDYGINAQTAERDMIGAVVTDYGNPDAARFWGDQYAYLLKNGLGFVWQDMTVPDAMPHVEDGKNFADTESPRNQFGWSLTGEAPDDDRRRTNTFNWRSFHGQLHLTDPRFGDGRKTPFVELRNFHAYMLAKSTYEYGLAAHEELLKGYKRSYVICRSGYPGLQHYAGHWVGDNASTWHHLQATIPMLLNLGMSGLPIAGTDVGGFAPGEAPEDPGSTLFNDKRNRNHNPMVYDRLVLGAEDVDIGAICEQELMTRWIQAACLLPWMRNHYDAMKPYQEIYHYTSAVTAEGGRTFCDIMAAFIRFRVRWHHLLYDAMYQSTQIGVPVIQAMSLWEGDEEVFSESNRDILATQFFIDRSVLVAPILTRSPKDGAASYTVEKEIYFPKDAQGQAINWYRYNVLEDTVDIEHPFEGGKRIKVSADITELPLFVREGAIIPERHSQSDLKAAFKNIQVMDKFKQPLVLSVYPVGKQAAGDHQLYWDDGGVTRSAERDGVFSVIDIHQARQHAAAEGETQVISVTPRKYDYPLHEFIYFRIRSPQRSARRIAIGASRVDNMAASTDKLFSYQGEAACVDDNGNLWIKARTGQLSAGKPLTVSITL, from the coding sequence ATGAATAACAGAGAACTTCCGAACGAATGGCGGGCTTATAACACCTACGATTATGTGCCGGTTGAGGAATGGTCCGTTGGCGACGATATTGAACTGTATTCGGTAAATTGGGATGGTAAACCCCACTCGCCCAAAGGATTCGATACAGACTGGACCATCTACATTAACGCCAAGGCCAAAACCAAATCAGGGGCGGAAAATAACGAACGCGACGTCTGCCTTATTCTACAGGTCACATCCTGCGAAAAAGACGCCTTTAGAGTGCGTTTCTCCCCTTCCGCCGCATCAATAGCGGATTATCCGGACAAGGTTTATGGGCCGGTAGTGGCCGAACGTCTTAGCCATATTCGTCAACACGAACAGGCGGCGGGCTACAAACCGATCCTGCGCTGGAATCGTAACGGCGCCGCTATCCAACTGCGCGCCATACAAATCCAGTTTGTCAGAGCCGAAGACGACTCGCTGGCGATACAGGTCAAGCGTCTGGCCGACGGCGCCGTCACCGATATTTCATCCGGCCCGCTGTTTCATGCCAAACCCGGCGTTGGCACGGTCGCGAATATGAAGCGCAAGGCGGAGTCCGCAACGCACTATTTCGGTCTGGGAGAAATTCTGCACTACAACCTGACCGGCAAACACAACCCGGAGACCGGCACCGCCAAAGATGAGTGCTACGGTTACCAAGGTTTCTCCCAACTCGATCACAACGGCGCGCAGGTCACCTGCTACAACTACGACAACCTTTGGTACAACCAGCCCGAAGTCTTCCCGCGCAGCGTTCCGTATAAGGAGGCGTTCAAAGCCACGGCCAATGTCCCGCTGTACCTTAATGCGCCGTTTTATATCGAACGCGCCAGCATTAACGAACGCCAGCAGTTTCTGGGGGTGTTCCTGGATAACACCGGGCAGAGTTATTTTTCCTTCAAAAACGCCTCCCGCGACAAAACGGCGGTTGACGCCGGGGTGCAGCAGGGAGAATTCGACTGCCATTATATGTTCGCAGAACAAGCGGCCGGCGTGCTGGACGCCTTTACCTATCTAATGGGACGGGGCAACCTCGGCGCCGAGGCGAAAATCGGCCCGACGCTTAACGATCGGGCCACCATGCCGCCCAAATATATCTTTGGTTATTTTCAGGCTAAATACGGTTTTCCCGGTCTGCTGCGGCCACAGGGAGAACAGGATCCGCTGAAAGTCTATGTTGAGGATATCGTCGAAGGCTATCGTCAGGAGAATATCCCGATAGAAGGATTAGGGATCGATATCGACATTCAGGAAGACAAAAAAGTCTTCACCATCAAGGATAGCTTTTGGTCTAGCGGGAAAGCGGGTGAAGGGCTATCGGTTTTCGACTGGGCGGCGCAGTTCAACCTGCAATGCCAAACCAATATTACGCCGTTTATCCGGGCCGATAAGGCTGCCTATCAGCCCGGCGACAAGGCGAAGAAACAGTATGAAACCGCGCAAGGTCTTATCCGCAACGGCTACTGCGTGCAGAATGAAGGCGAAGCCAATATTACCAAATTCCGCGGCCCGCAAAATGAAAGCGATTATCCGGGCCTGACCTACACGCGCATCGGCGAGGTTAACTACCCCGATCAACACGTGCTGGTTCTCGACTACGGCATCAACGCGCAAACCGCAGAGCGGGATATGATCGGCGCGGTGGTCACTGATTACGGCAATCCGGACGCCGCCCGTTTCTGGGGCGATCAGTACGCCTATCTGCTGAAGAATGGCCTTGGATTCGTCTGGCAGGATATGACGGTTCCCGATGCCATGCCTCACGTCGAAGATGGGAAAAACTTCGCCGATACGGAGTCGCCCCGCAACCAGTTCGGCTGGTCGCTGACCGGCGAAGCGCCGGACGATGACAGAAGGCGCACCAATACCTTCAACTGGCGCAGCTTTCACGGCCAACTGCATCTGACCGATCCCCGTTTCGGCGACGGCCGCAAAACGCCGTTCGTGGAATTGCGCAATTTTCATGCCTATATGCTGGCAAAATCCACCTATGAGTATGGACTGGCCGCTCACGAAGAGTTGCTGAAAGGCTATAAGCGCAGCTACGTTATCTGCCGCAGCGGATATCCGGGGTTACAGCATTACGCGGGGCATTGGGTCGGCGACAATGCCTCAACCTGGCACCACCTTCAGGCCACGATCCCGATGCTGCTTAACCTGGGCATGTCGGGATTACCGATTGCCGGCACCGACGTCGGCGGTTTTGCGCCCGGCGAAGCGCCGGAGGATCCCGGCAGCACATTATTCAATGATAAACGCAACCGCAATCACAACCCGATGGTTTACGACCGGCTGGTTCTGGGCGCCGAGGACGTTGATATCGGCGCCATTTGCGAACAGGAGCTGATGACGCGCTGGATACAGGCCGCCTGTTTACTGCCGTGGATGCGTAACCACTACGATGCGATGAAACCGTATCAGGAAATTTATCACTATACGTCAGCGGTAACGGCTGAAGGAGGCCGCACCTTCTGCGATATCATGGCCGCCTTTATCCGCTTCCGGGTCCGCTGGCATCACCTGTTATATGATGCGATGTACCAGAGTACCCAAATCGGCGTCCCGGTGATTCAAGCCATGAGCCTGTGGGAAGGGGATGAAGAGGTGTTCAGCGAAAGCAACCGCGACATTCTCGCCACCCAGTTCTTTATCGATCGCTCGGTATTGGTCGCGCCGATTCTGACGCGCAGTCCCAAGGACGGCGCGGCGTCATATACGGTTGAAAAAGAGATCTATTTCCCCAAAGACGCACAGGGACAGGCCATCAACTGGTACAGATATAACGTGCTGGAAGATACGGTGGATATTGAACATCCTTTTGAGGGCGGGAAACGCATCAAGGTGAGCGCCGATATTACCGAGCTGCCGTTGTTTGTTCGCGAAGGCGCTATTATTCCTGAACGCCATAGCCAGTCGGATCTGAAAGCCGCGTTTAAAAATATTCAGGTAATGGATAAGTTTAAACAGCCGCTCGTTCTGTCGGTTTACCCGGTGGGGAAACAGGCCGCGGGCGATCACCAGCTATACTGGGACGATGGCGGCGTGACGCGTTCGGCGGAGCGGGACGGCGTTTTTTCCGTTATCGATATTCATCAGGCGCGCCAGCATGCGGCGGCTGAGGGAGAAACCCAGGTTATCAGTGTTACCCCGCGCAAATACGACTATCCGTTGCACGAATTTATCTATTTCCGCATCCGGTCGCCCCAGCGTTCCGCGCGCCGCATCGCTATCGGCGCATCCAGGGTGGACAACATGGCGGCGTCGACGGATAAGCTGTTTTCGTATCAGGGTGAAGCGGCCTGTGTTGATGATAACGGCAATCTCTGGATAAAAGCCCGTACCGGTCAATTATCCGCCGGGAAGCCGTTAACCGTCAGCATTACGCTGTAG
- a CDS encoding PTS sugar transporter subunit IIA produces MSIKNFLSENQYIQVDVDIGSWKNVIEKAAKPLINGGFVTPEYPKAIINNTLEYGAYYVFDEGIAIPHARPECGVLENCFSMVTLRHPISINGSEPVDIIIMFGGINSDSHITDGIASIVNLLDKDDTLSRIRQATTIDEIIGLL; encoded by the coding sequence ATGAGCATTAAAAATTTTCTATCAGAAAACCAATATATTCAGGTCGACGTAGATATTGGCTCATGGAAAAATGTTATTGAGAAAGCGGCAAAACCATTAATAAATGGTGGGTTTGTTACGCCAGAATATCCGAAGGCCATCATTAATAACACTCTGGAATATGGAGCATACTACGTTTTTGACGAAGGTATCGCAATTCCTCATGCCAGACCGGAATGCGGAGTGCTGGAAAATTGCTTTAGCATGGTAACGCTCCGTCATCCCATATCAATTAATGGCAGTGAACCAGTGGATATTATCATCATGTTTGGCGGAATAAACAGTGATTCACACATCACTGATGGCATTGCATCGATCGTAAATCTACTGGATAAGGACGATACGCTATCTCGAATCAGGCAAGCCACAACTATTGATGAAATCATTGGGTTATTATGA
- a CDS encoding 6-phosphofructokinase, which translates to MKIGLVISGGDVSGINNFLFQVCRMTESEIVIFDGGINGLIENRFKEITWRDLVDFSISPVPLITSGRKEDKCKKSDYEQITKNIHRRKIDALIMAGGDGSFQFLKTLSGYGINCYGIGMTIDNDITGNSYTIGFSTACEQVISEVGKLRNTGRGLPGRVFMIELLGGYCGELTLQAALKSNADIALIPEDPWDIDVLAEKIKSKIKTQNSVIILCSEGYTKEYTPGFQGAIDTMIGKIEHKIGIRIRKTILGYGLRNGLPTGEEIIQGAILAEEVVRCINTNLTNKIIVINHNNKAIPIDLENSDKRLVDKDSNIYKLAKVNNLI; encoded by the coding sequence ATGAAAATAGGATTAGTCATTAGCGGTGGTGATGTCAGCGGTATCAATAACTTTTTATTTCAGGTTTGCCGGATGACCGAATCTGAAATAGTGATTTTTGACGGGGGTATTAACGGGTTAATAGAAAACAGATTTAAAGAGATTACCTGGAGAGATTTGGTCGATTTTTCAATATCGCCGGTACCTTTGATTACTTCGGGCAGAAAAGAGGATAAATGTAAAAAATCAGACTATGAACAGATCACGAAGAATATCCATAGAAGAAAGATTGATGCTCTTATCATGGCGGGGGGAGATGGCTCATTTCAGTTTTTAAAAACGCTTAGCGGGTATGGCATTAATTGTTACGGCATAGGGATGACCATTGATAATGATATTACCGGCAATAGTTACACCATAGGATTTTCCACAGCGTGTGAGCAGGTAATCAGTGAGGTTGGAAAATTAAGAAATACTGGCCGCGGATTACCCGGTCGAGTGTTTATGATAGAACTGCTTGGTGGGTATTGTGGTGAACTTACCTTGCAGGCGGCATTGAAAAGCAATGCTGATATTGCTCTTATTCCTGAAGATCCATGGGATATTGATGTTCTCGCGGAAAAGATCAAGAGCAAGATAAAGACACAGAATAGCGTAATTATATTATGTTCGGAGGGATATACCAAAGAGTACACGCCTGGCTTTCAGGGAGCCATTGATACCATGATTGGCAAAATAGAGCACAAAATTGGCATCAGAATAAGAAAAACTATATTGGGATATGGCTTACGAAACGGCCTTCCAACCGGCGAGGAAATTATACAAGGCGCCATTCTGGCCGAAGAAGTCGTCAGATGTATAAACACCAACCTGACAAATAAGATAATTGTTATCAATCACAATAATAAAGCTATACCGATCGATCTTGAAAACTCGGATAAAAGACTCGTTGATAAAGATAGCAACATCTACAAACTTGCCAAAGTAAATAACCTTATATGA
- a CDS encoding HAD family hydrolase — translation MSDKLDLLIFDCDGVLVDSEIIGINLTRSLLKKHGVDIGFEEFTAEYSGLLWDELINKVKINKRVDLPASINQNFHSALLKQFAEKLSPIPGAYEVISKISTKKCICSNSSKEQLNFMLSLVGLKPLFSPNIFSAVDLGPGRSKPQPDIFLSAAGTLQSTPHKTMVIEDSIHGVIAAKKAGMYVIGFTGGSHTYINHKEKLENAGANVVIDSMYLLSDEIDRFCRRGW, via the coding sequence ATGAGTGATAAACTGGATTTGTTGATATTTGACTGTGATGGCGTACTGGTGGATTCAGAAATCATTGGTATAAACCTGACAAGATCCCTTTTAAAAAAGCATGGCGTAGATATCGGATTTGAAGAATTCACCGCCGAATATAGCGGGCTTTTATGGGATGAACTTATTAATAAAGTCAAAATCAATAAACGTGTTGATCTCCCCGCTAGCATTAATCAAAATTTCCATAGCGCCCTGTTAAAACAGTTCGCAGAAAAGCTGTCCCCCATTCCAGGAGCGTATGAGGTGATCAGCAAGATATCCACAAAGAAATGTATCTGTTCAAATTCAAGCAAAGAACAACTCAATTTTATGTTATCGCTAGTGGGATTAAAGCCTCTATTTTCCCCTAATATATTTTCAGCCGTAGACCTCGGCCCGGGCCGTTCGAAACCCCAGCCGGATATCTTCCTGAGTGCTGCGGGAACATTGCAATCCACGCCGCATAAAACCATGGTAATTGAAGATTCCATACATGGCGTGATAGCGGCGAAAAAGGCCGGCATGTATGTCATCGGCTTTACCGGGGGGTCACATACCTACATAAATCATAAAGAAAAACTCGAAAATGCCGGTGCAAATGTCGTCATAGATTCAATGTATCTGTTATCAGATGAAATAGATCGTTTCTGTCGCCGGGGGTGGTAA
- a CDS encoding ATPase AAA: MKKLILVNGIPASGKSSISRIISEYFDFPILSIDEIKEPFMVQFSEIIDRPLNRKLGYAAYEAMFNIVKISPQDSVFVMDAWFGFRDKAVLSDYLDRCGVKIAIEVWNKISPELVAKRYKLRCATRVKGHPGEEYIPELMLLAEHAQPMGVGGIYTVDQDKGMNNEELISWVKSRLI, from the coding sequence ATGAAAAAACTGATTTTAGTTAATGGCATACCGGCATCTGGGAAAAGCTCAATATCCAGAATTATTTCTGAATATTTTGATTTCCCCATATTGAGTATCGATGAGATCAAAGAACCCTTTATGGTTCAGTTCTCTGAAATAATCGACAGGCCATTAAATAGAAAACTTGGATATGCCGCCTATGAGGCTATGTTCAATATTGTAAAAATATCTCCACAGGACAGCGTTTTTGTTATGGACGCATGGTTTGGATTCCGCGATAAAGCTGTTTTATCGGATTATCTTGACCGGTGCGGGGTAAAAATCGCTATAGAAGTTTGGAATAAAATATCACCTGAACTCGTTGCGAAACGCTATAAGCTCCGTTGCGCGACTCGTGTCAAAGGACATCCGGGTGAAGAATATATTCCTGAATTAATGCTTTTAGCAGAGCACGCGCAACCGATGGGAGTCGGCGGGATATATACCGTTGACCAAGATAAAGGAATGAATAATGAAGAACTCATTTCATGGGTTAAAAGCCGCTTAATTTAA
- a CDS encoding PTS sugar transporter subunit IIB codes for MLKVLCVCGCGLGSSFAIEMSAKSVLQKLDIEADISHTTVSEASSFKYDIILTQKVFADILNSDASEEDKKKVIILNKLTDKREIEEKILAYINSI; via the coding sequence ATGCTTAAAGTACTCTGCGTATGTGGCTGCGGCCTCGGTTCGAGTTTTGCCATTGAAATGAGCGCAAAATCCGTATTGCAAAAATTAGATATTGAAGCTGATATCAGTCATACAACCGTTTCAGAAGCCTCATCTTTCAAATATGACATTATTCTCACACAAAAAGTGTTCGCCGATATTTTAAATTCAGACGCCAGTGAGGAGGATAAAAAAAAGGTAATCATATTAAATAAACTGACAGACAAGCGTGAAATAGAAGAAAAAATTCTAGCCTATATTAACTCAATCTGA
- a CDS encoding glycoside hydrolase family 13 protein — MTKMHIRELAAIVSLASVALSAQAIPTEHDAKWWKEAVVYQIYPRSFNDSNGDGIGDLNGITEKLDYLKNLGVDVIWLSPHFDSPNADNGYDIRDYRKVMDEFGTMEDFDRMLSEIKRRDMRLIIDLVVNHTSDEHQWFKESRKSKDNPYRDYYIWRDARDGGAPNNYPSFFGGSAWKKDDVTGQYYLHYFAEKQPDLNWENKKVRHEVYDIMRFWLDKGVSGFRMDVIPFISKQDGLPDLQPSELSHPELVFAHGPRIHEYLQEMNREVLSRYDTMTVGEAFGVTFADTPKFINADRNELNMLFHFDVVRLDRDNWRKTAWTLPALKEAYQKIDRSGRLGWNTSFLSNHDNPRAVSHFGDDSDQWRVVSAKALATMMLTQRATPFLYQGDELGMTNYPFKTVKDFEDVEVRGLWKVLVESGKVPADEFLEHIRQTSRDNARTPMQWNTAINGGFSKGTPWLAVNPNYSQINAASQINAQDSVYSYHRELIALRRQTPALIYGEYNDLDPQHSKIFAYTRTLGDQQYLVVINFTHDNVEWDIPNGKKVVKTLISNRSEQAAAPGESHLTMKPWQAAIFQL, encoded by the coding sequence ATGACCAAGATGCATATCCGTGAGCTGGCTGCGATCGTATCATTAGCCAGCGTTGCGCTGTCCGCCCAGGCAATCCCTACGGAACATGACGCAAAATGGTGGAAAGAAGCGGTTGTTTATCAAATATACCCGCGCTCTTTTAACGACAGTAACGGTGATGGTATTGGCGATCTCAACGGTATTACCGAGAAGCTGGATTATCTAAAGAACCTTGGGGTTGACGTTATTTGGCTGAGCCCGCACTTTGATTCGCCCAATGCCGATAACGGCTATGATATCCGCGACTATCGCAAGGTTATGGATGAATTCGGCACGATGGAAGATTTCGATCGTATGCTGAGTGAAATTAAACGTCGTGACATGCGCTTAATTATCGATCTGGTGGTGAATCATACCAGCGACGAACACCAATGGTTTAAAGAAAGCAGGAAGTCGAAAGATAATCCGTATCGTGATTACTATATCTGGCGGGATGCGCGTGATGGCGGAGCGCCTAATAATTACCCCTCTTTCTTTGGCGGTTCGGCCTGGAAAAAAGACGACGTGACCGGGCAATATTACCTGCACTATTTTGCGGAAAAACAGCCGGACTTGAATTGGGAAAATAAGAAAGTACGGCATGAAGTGTACGATATTATGCGTTTCTGGCTGGATAAAGGCGTTTCAGGTTTTCGTATGGATGTGATCCCCTTTATCTCCAAGCAGGATGGCCTGCCGGATTTGCAGCCAAGCGAATTATCGCACCCGGAATTAGTCTTTGCGCATGGGCCGCGTATTCATGAGTATTTGCAGGAGATGAACCGGGAAGTGTTGTCTCGCTACGATACCATGACGGTGGGGGAAGCCTTTGGCGTGACATTTGCGGACACGCCGAAGTTTATCAACGCTGATCGCAATGAGCTCAATATGCTGTTTCACTTCGATGTCGTCCGTCTCGATCGCGACAACTGGCGCAAGACCGCATGGACGTTGCCGGCACTGAAAGAGGCGTATCAAAAAATCGATCGGTCAGGGCGTTTGGGATGGAATACCAGTTTCCTGAGCAACCACGATAATCCGCGCGCCGTATCGCATTTTGGCGACGACAGCGATCAATGGCGCGTGGTATCCGCCAAGGCTCTAGCTACGATGATGCTGACCCAGCGGGCAACGCCTTTCCTGTATCAGGGCGATGAACTGGGCATGACCAATTATCCTTTCAAGACGGTGAAGGATTTCGAGGATGTTGAAGTGCGCGGGCTGTGGAAGGTGCTGGTTGAAAGCGGAAAAGTGCCGGCCGACGAGTTTCTTGAGCACATCCGCCAGACCAGCCGCGACAATGCCAGAACCCCGATGCAATGGAATACGGCAATCAACGGCGGCTTTAGCAAAGGAACCCCGTGGCTGGCCGTTAATCCCAACTATAGCCAAATCAATGCCGCCTCTCAGATTAACGCCCAGGATTCGGTCTATAGCTATCATCGGGAATTGATTGCATTAAGGCGTCAGACCCCGGCATTGATCTATGGCGAATATAACGATCTGGACCCGCAGCATAGTAAAATATTCGCTTATACCCGCACGCTAGGCGATCAACAATATCTGGTCGTGATTAATTTCACCCACGATAATGTCGAATGGGACATACCTAATGGTAAAAAGGTTGTCAAAACGCTAATCAGCAACCGTAGCGAACAGGCGGCCGCGCCGGGCGAAAGTCATCTAACGATGAAGCCCTGGCAGGCGGCGATTTTCCAACTGTAG
- a CDS encoding PTS sugar transporter subunit IIC has protein sequence MDAIINFLVKDLLGQASILIALIAMIGLILQKKSVGKTLEGTFKTLLGFLIMMAGINIIVETLTFLNNIFTSGFGMKGYITDVAAIAGLANRELGSQVALTLLVIFVVNIIIARITPFKYIFLTGQALLWMATIGTVIGYKAGLTGATLILTGGIFGGIMAVLMPALAQPIVRKITDSDDVALGHFCTIGYLVQAAVARAIGKNSKSTEDLALPDNFKFLQDTYLSMAVIMIPMYLIPAIFAGPTYIAQFANGTNYLMYSFMQSMQFVAGVFVLYSGVRLLLNELVPAFRGIAMRLVPNAKPALDCPVLFPYAPNAVIVGFLATTVGSILGMIIFPMFGLAMILPGMLTNFFAGGAAGVFGNALGGRKGAIIGGVVHGLFITFLPAILVPLLETFGFIGVTFSDSDVISTGLILGYAFQNDWPFVIGFIAFVAIIAYLANRKLTKEV, from the coding sequence GTGGATGCTATTATAAATTTCCTGGTGAAGGATTTATTGGGTCAGGCTTCCATATTGATTGCTTTAATAGCAATGATTGGCCTAATCCTACAAAAAAAATCTGTCGGAAAAACCCTGGAGGGAACATTCAAAACGCTGCTTGGCTTTCTGATAATGATGGCAGGCATCAATATCATTGTTGAAACATTGACATTCCTTAATAATATTTTCACCAGCGGTTTCGGTATGAAGGGATATATTACGGATGTGGCGGCAATAGCCGGACTGGCAAACCGTGAGCTAGGTTCGCAAGTGGCTCTTACGCTACTGGTAATTTTCGTCGTTAACATTATCATTGCGAGAATTACCCCCTTTAAATATATCTTCCTGACCGGTCAGGCACTACTGTGGATGGCGACCATTGGTACTGTTATTGGGTATAAAGCAGGGCTTACAGGTGCGACATTGATTCTTACCGGAGGGATATTTGGCGGAATAATGGCGGTATTAATGCCGGCACTGGCTCAGCCTATCGTACGGAAAATCACGGATTCCGATGACGTCGCATTAGGTCACTTCTGTACTATCGGATACCTTGTTCAGGCCGCGGTTGCACGGGCAATCGGTAAAAACTCAAAATCAACAGAAGATTTGGCATTACCTGATAACTTTAAGTTTCTCCAGGACACTTACCTGTCTATGGCGGTAATAATGATACCGATGTATCTCATTCCAGCCATTTTCGCAGGTCCGACATATATTGCCCAGTTTGCTAATGGAACGAATTACCTGATGTATTCATTCATGCAATCCATGCAATTTGTCGCCGGTGTTTTCGTATTGTATAGCGGCGTGCGCTTACTCCTTAATGAATTAGTTCCTGCTTTTCGGGGTATTGCCATGCGATTAGTGCCCAATGCGAAACCCGCGCTCGATTGCCCGGTATTGTTCCCCTATGCGCCTAATGCCGTCATCGTCGGCTTTCTGGCAACGACCGTGGGGTCCATTCTTGGGATGATCATTTTCCCCATGTTTGGTTTGGCGATGATCCTTCCTGGCATGTTGACTAATTTCTTTGCCGGTGGCGCCGCCGGGGTTTTCGGCAACGCATTGGGAGGAAGAAAAGGCGCGATTATCGGCGGCGTCGTTCACGGGCTATTTATTACTTTCCTACCGGCAATCTTAGTCCCTTTACTCGAAACATTCGGCTTCATCGGCGTAACATTCAGTGATTCAGATGTGATAAGTACAGGTCTCATATTAGGTTATGCATTCCAGAATGATTGGCCATTCGTAATTGGGTTTATCGCCTTTGTCGCCATCATTGCATATTTAGCAAACAGAAAACTGACTAAAGAAGTCTGA
- a CDS encoding tagatose-bisphosphate aldolase: MNRMSTAERRGYQMICDPTGSMMVVACDQRGGMRTLLAATPEEQVQISNETLGKTKYDITRYLASEAGCVLVDPICAVPGIIDEGVLPRNTGLLVGLDASGWETTPEGYRISKMVAGVDARKVRELGATGGKIMIYLRMDTPEANTANLATLRDVIADFSREDLFLVVEFLTYKLENESKEEYERKIPQLIQEGCKACIECGSKVLKIPYPGTEEACAKVTEICGDIPWAVLSAGVDHSTFLKQVDSSLRNGASGVIAGRSLWKDCISLDRNVSKEKLSSIAVSRLRDIQALLAKYKAK; encoded by the coding sequence ATGAACAGAATGTCAACTGCAGAACGTCGTGGTTACCAAATGATTTGTGACCCCACGGGTTCAATGATGGTTGTAGCCTGCGATCAACGTGGCGGCATGAGAACCCTGTTAGCGGCCACCCCGGAAGAACAGGTTCAAATCAGCAATGAGACGTTAGGAAAAACAAAATACGACATCACCAGGTATCTGGCGTCAGAAGCGGGATGTGTGTTGGTTGATCCGATTTGCGCCGTGCCTGGCATTATTGATGAAGGCGTTTTGCCGCGCAATACGGGGCTTCTTGTCGGTCTGGATGCCTCTGGCTGGGAAACAACGCCTGAGGGTTATCGCATTTCAAAAATGGTTGCAGGCGTCGACGCTCGCAAAGTCCGTGAACTGGGCGCTACCGGTGGAAAGATCATGATCTATTTACGTATGGATACGCCCGAAGCCAATACCGCCAACCTGGCGACGCTGCGCGATGTTATTGCCGATTTCTCGCGTGAAGACCTTTTCCTGGTCGTTGAGTTCCTTACTTACAAATTGGAAAATGAAAGCAAGGAAGAGTACGAGCGCAAGATTCCGCAGCTGATCCAAGAGGGTTGCAAAGCATGTATCGAATGCGGTTCCAAGGTACTGAAAATCCCTTATCCCGGCACAGAAGAGGCCTGCGCTAAAGTCACTGAAATATGCGGTGATATTCCCTGGGCCGTTTTATCCGCCGGCGTCGATCACAGTACATTCCTAAAGCAGGTTGATAGTTCACTAAGAAATGGCGCTTCCGGCGTTATCGCCGGGCGTTCACTGTGGAAAGATTGTATTTCCCTCGATCGCAATGTTTCCAAAGAAAAACTATCATCAATTGCAGTGTCTCGTTTGCGGGATATCCAGGCATTGCTGGCAAAATACAAAGCGAAATAA